One Planctomycetia bacterium genomic window carries:
- a CDS encoding 4a-hydroxytetrahydrobiopterin dehydratase — protein MASDIACSLTQKKCKPCEGGVPPLAPDAVQNYLSGLPGWQLTENKKGIFRTWKFKDFLSAMDFLNHIAHVAEDNDHHPDFHLTGYRNVKIEMTTHAIDGLSENDFILAAKIDEVPTALKK, from the coding sequence ATGGCATCCGACATTGCCTGCAGCCTGACTCAGAAAAAATGCAAGCCCTGCGAAGGTGGCGTACCTCCACTGGCTCCAGATGCTGTTCAGAACTATCTATCCGGGTTGCCAGGCTGGCAGTTGACCGAAAACAAAAAAGGTATCTTTCGCACATGGAAGTTCAAGGACTTCCTGTCTGCGATGGATTTTTTGAACCACATTGCCCACGTAGCTGAAGATAATGATCATCACCCCGATTTCCACCTGACGGGATATCGCAACGTTAAAATCGAAATGACAACGCACGCCATTGATGGCTTGTCAGAAAACGATTTCATTCTCGCTGCCAAAATTGATGAAGTACCAACGGCGCTGAAGAAGTAA